GGTTCATGCCGATGTTGAAGCCGTGTGCGCCGGAGGCCGTGCGCAGGGCCGTCATCGCCTGCTTGGTGAGTTCGCCGAGCTCGGCGCTCTCCCCCGCCGTGAGGTCGGTGTAGTCGGCGACGTGCCGGTAAGGCACCGTCATCAGGTGCCCGCCGGTGTACGGGTAGAGGTTGAGCACCGCGTAGACCTGCTCGCCGCGCCGGACGACGAGGCCGTCCTCGTCGGACTTCGCCGGGATCGAGCAGAAGGGGCAGCCGTCGCCGGCACCCGGGCCGGTGGGCTTGTTCTCGCCCTGGATGTAGGCCATCCGATGGGGCGTCCACAGACGCTGGAACGCGTCCTGCGTCCCTACTCCCAGCTGCTGCTCCGGCTCACTCGTCATGCAGTGCAGCATATGGCGTCGAGCTGGGGGGACGGCAAAGGCCCCCGGATCTCCCCGGGGGCCCGTACACCGTGTGAGATCAGACCTGCGCCCGCTCCTCGACGACCTTCTGGATCTTCGCGATGGCCTCGTCGAAGGGGATGCCGTTCTCCTGCGAACCGTCGCGGTAGCGGAAGGACACGGACTCGTGGGACATGTCCTCGTCGCCCGCGATGACCATGAAGGGCACCTTCTGCTTCTGGGCGTTGCGGATCTTCTTCTGCATGCGGTCGGAGGAGGAGTCGACCTCGACGCGCAGGCCCTTCTTCCTGGCCGCGGCGGCGAACTTCTCCAGGTACTCCACGTGCGCGTCGCCGATCGGGATGCCGACGGCCTGGACGGGGGCGAGCCACGCCGGGAAGGCACCCGCGTAGTGCTCCAGGAGCACCGCGAAGAAGCGCTCGATCGAGCCGAACAGCGCGCGGTGGATCATGACCGGGCGCTGCTTGGAGCCGTCGGGGCCGGTGTACTCCAGGTCGAAGCGCTCCGGCAGGTTGAAGTCGAGCTGGATGGTCGACATCTGCCAGGTGCGGCCGATGGCGTCCTTGGTCTGGACGGAGATCTTCGGGCCGTAGAAGGCGGCGCCGCCCGGGTCGGGCACCAGGGGCAGGCCCTGCTTCTCGGCGACCTGGCGAAGGGTCTCCGTGGCCTCGTCCCAGGCCTCGTCCGAGCCGACGAACTTCTCCGGGTCCTTGGTGGACAGCTCCAGGTAGAAGTCGGTCAGGCCGTAGTCGCGCAGCAGGCCGAGGACGAAGGTGAGCGTCTTGTCGAGCTCCTCCGACATCTGCTCACGGGTGCAGTAGATGTGCGCGTCGTCCTGGGTGAAGCCGCGCGCGCGGGTCAGGCCGTGCACGACGCCCGACTTCTCGTAGCGGTACACCGTCCCGAACTCGAAGAGGCGCAGCGGCAGTTCACGGTAGGAACGCCCGCGCGCGTCGAAGATCAGGTTGTGCATGGGGCAGTTCATGGGCTTGAGGTAGTAGTCCACGCCCTCGTCGAGCTGCATGGGCGGGTACATGCCGTCGGCGTACCAGTCCAGGTGGCCCGAGGTCTCGAAGAGCTTCCCCTTGGTGGCGTGCGGGGTGTAGACGAACTCGTAGCCCTCTTCCTCGTGGCGGCGGCGCGAGTAGTCCTCCATGACCCGGCGGATGATGCCGCCCTTGGGGTGGAAGACGGCGAGGCCGGAGCCGATCTGCTCCGGGATGGAGAACAGGTCCAGCTCGCTGCCCAGCTTGCGGTGGTCGCGCTTCTCGGCCTCGGCGAGGAACTCCAGGTGCGCCTTCAGCTCGTCCTTGGTGGGCCAGGCGGTGCCGTAGATGCGCTGGAGCATGGGGTTCTTCTCGCTGCCGCGCCAGTAGGCGGCGGCGTTGCGCATCAGCTTGAACGCCGGGATCGCACGGGTCGACGGCAGGTGGGGGCCTCGGCAGAGGTCCTTCCAGCACAGGTCGCCGGTCTTGGCGTCCAGGTTGTCGTAGATCGTCAGCTCGCCGGCGCCGACCTCGACGTCCGCGCCGTCGTCACTGGAGGCGGAGCCCTTGAGGCCGATCAGCTCCAGCTTGTACGGCTCGTCGGCCAGCTCCTCGCGGGCGGCCTCGTCGGTGACCACGCGGCGGGAGAAGCGCTGCCCCCGCTTCTGGATCTCCTGCATCTTCTTCTCGACGGCCTTGAGATCCTCGGGCGTGAACGGCTTCTCGACGTCGAAGTCGTAGTAGAAGCCGTCCTTGACGGGCGGGCCGATGCCGAGCTTGGCCTCGGGGAAGAGCTCCTGCACGGCCTGCGCCATGACGTGCGCGGTGGAGTGGCGCAGGATGTTCAGGCCGTCCTCGGAGGAGATCTCGACGCCCTCGACCTCGTCGCCCTCGGACAGGGCGTACGACAGGTCCCTGAGCTCGCCGGCCACGCGCGCGGCGATGATCGAGCGCTCGCCGGCGAAGAGCTCGGCGGCCGTAGTGCCCGTCGTCACCACGCGTTCTTCCCGCTCGGAATCGCGCTGGATGATCACACGGACGTCTGACACCGGTCTCTCCTGACTGAAGGGGGCCGCGGGCGCCATACCGGAGCGCGCGCACGAGTAAGGATCGTACCGACCCGGGAGCACCCTTCGCGAAATCAGTCCCCGCAGTCCCCTCCGCAGGCCTCCTCGAAGAAGTCGAGGTTCTCGTGGAGCTCCTTCATCAGCCGGTCCCGCTCGGCGTCGTCGACCTGTACGGGGACGACCCCGTGGGCACCGGTGAGGCGGCGGAATCCGCCCCGGCTCTCCAGCCGTCCCTGCACCCGCACCGGGAGCCCGACGAGGTGGGCGTGCCCGGCGATCCGGTACGCCTCCTCGTCGAGGGTGATCCGGACGTTCGGCACGTCGGCCCCGGACAGCACGCGCAGCCGTACGGTGCCGTCACCGCGCGGCCCGGACCTGCGCAGCCGTACCACCGCTCCCGTGATCCGCACCGGCACGGCGGGTTCCTCGCGCAGGTAGCGGGCACCCGCCTCGCGCAGCGCGGCCAGGTCGCCGGGTGAGAACTCGACGGGTTCGGCGGAGGGTGCGCAGCCCTCGGGCACACCGGCCGCCGGGTCCCATGCGACGGCGATCCGGGCGCCCTCCGTGCCCCGGACGAGGGCGACGAGGGATTCGGTGAGCTCGTGGCTCACTCCTGCCTCGACGGCGGCGTCGAAGGCGTCCATGCCGCCGGTGGCCCGCTGGTAGTCGATGGCCTCCCGGGCGGCGAACAGGGCCTGGTGGAGGCGTACGGCGAGGGGGCGGCCGCCGGCGACGGGCACGAAGGCGGTGAGCCGGCCGTCGGCGGCGGAGCCGACCAGGACGTGTCGCAGAGCCGCGGCGGCGGAGCGCCGGTGGCGGGCGCCGTGGTAGCCGGCCCGCGCGCGGGTGGCGAGGGCCGCGGCGAGCAGCATCCGGCGGGCGGCGCCGCGCAGCCGGTCCTCGACGGTCCAGGACGCCGCGCCGGCGGGGCCGGCGGGGACGTCGTGCCACCAGCGGATCTCGTCGCTGGGCACGGCGAGGGAGACGAGGACCTCGCGGGCGGACGGCGTGCCGCTGCGGGACAGCGCGAGCAGGGCCTCGCCGAGCAGGTCGTCGCTGTCGGGGAAGGCGCGGCTCTCGGGCACCAGGAGGCTGGTGCCGCTGCCGCCGGGGCCGGGCGGGGTCCAGCGGCCGTAGCGCCCGGGGGCGCCGCCGCGCCGTTGCCAGCCGTGCCGGCGCAGCAGGGCGCTCAGTACGGCCGGGTCGACGTCCACGGCGTCGGGTGCGGAGCCGCTCAAGGGAGTCTCGGCGGGGTGGGGCCGTACGGGCCTCAGTGGCCCCTCGGTCGGGCGGTGCGTCACGGTTTCCCTCCCGTCCCGACCCGCGTCATGATCTCGCACAGGGCCCGGTCGTCGAAGATGTGTGAGGTCGGTATGCGCACGGTGGTGCGGCGGCGGCCGGTGATCGGTTGTCCGGCGAGGTTGGTCCAGTAGCAGCAGTGCCGGAGGTCCAGCCGGTCGTGGCCGGCGCGCAGCCAGTCGTCCTGGGCGCGCGGCACCAGCATCACCACGAGGATCTTGTGCACCGACACGGGTGTGCGGGCGAGCTTCGCCAGGTGGTCGTTGTCGAGCGTGAAGGAGAAGGTGCGGCCCGGCGGGTTGGGCGGCACCTGGTAGGTGGCCTTGAGCTGCACCTTGATGGTGACCTCGTCGTCGACCGTGTGCCCGGGGGCGCTGTGGCTGACGTGCCAGTCGATGCCGTTGTCGGGAAAGGGCTGGGACAGGGAGCAGCCGGCGGCTGCCGCGACGGCGTGCAGATAGCCGACCTGCAGTGTCTCCATGCAGGCGGTGGTGGCGAGTGTGCCGCGAGAGGGAGCCGTGCGCTCGGGCAGCAGCCCGCCCCGTTCGGGCTGCGCTATGGCCATGGCCAACAGCCTTCCAGAACAAGTGATTCCCCGCTGCGGGCCGCTGAACTGCACCAACCCGTACTCCTGTTGTCTCCTTCCGGCGTACGGCGCAAACAGCCCGGGTATCACCGAATCGGGCAGCGGACGGAGCGTCAACTGCCGAAGGTGAGTGAGGGGTTGTGTGGCTATGACGACGTGCTGGTACGAGGGGCCGCTGGCCGCCTTCGACACGGAGACGACGGGCGTGGACGTCGAGACCGACCGGATCGTGTCGGCCGCCGTCGTCGTCCAGGATGCCCCGGGCATCCGGCCGCGGGTGAGCCGCTGGCTGGTGAACCCGGGGGTGCCGGTGCCCGCCGAGGCGACGGAGGTGCACGGGCTGACGGAGGAGCACCTGCAGCGCAACGGCCGGTGGCCGGCTCCGGTCATGTACGAGATAGCGCGGGCGCTGGCCGAGCAGGCGCACGCCGGGCGCCCGCTGGTGGTGATGAACGCGCCGTTCGATCTGACCATGCTGGACCGGGAGTTGCGCCGCCATCGCGCCTCGGCGCTCGACCGCTGGTTCGAGTCGGCGCCACTGTCCGTGCTCGACCCGCGGGTCCTGGACAAGCATCTGGACCGCTACCGCAAGGGCCGCCGCACCCTGACGGACCTGTGCGCGCACTACGGCGTCGCCTTGGAGGGCGCCCACGACGCGGCGGCCGACGCCGTGGCGGCGCTGGAGGTCACCCGGGCGGTGGGCCGCCGGTTCGCGTCCCGGCTGGAGCGGCTCGCCCCGGGTGAGCTGCACACCCTGCAGGCGGTGTGGCACGCGGCGCAGGCGCGGGGTCTGCAGGCGTGGTTCGCGCGCAGCGGCGTGGACGAGGCCGTCGACCCGGCGTGGCCGCTGCGTCCGGACCTGCCGGCGGCGGCCTGAGCAGAGCGGTCCCGACGATGAAAAAACCGGTCCGTCTGCGACGGACCGGCTGTTTCCGGTGGGCGATACTGGGTTCGAACCAGTGACCTCTTCGGTGTGAACGAAGCGCTCTCCCACTGAGCTAATCGCCCGGGAACGCGGTGAACAATACAGGCCCGGGCACGCTTCCTTCAAACCGCTCGGAGGTGCCTGCGGAGTCCGCGCCGCCCGGACCGCATCATCAGCGCGTGGTTGGCGCGGAAGACGGGCCGTCCCGGTACGGCGAACCGCCGCAGCAGCGGCTTGTGCACGCTGACCACCTGGTCGTAGCGGGCGAGACTGCCCGTCCCCTGCGGCGTGACCGTCCAGCGCGCCCAGCCCTCGATGTCCCCGGACAGGACGGTCTCCAGCACACCGGCCGCGGCATCGCGCCGCACCTCCCGCGCGGTGAACGTCATGTCGTACGGCAGGACGGAGCGGATGCGGATGACCCCGGTGGTGTCGTCGAGCCGGGTCACCTCCTGGACCTGGGGCCACCAGCGCGGGTAGTCCTCGGGGCGTTCCAGCACGTCGTACACGGCGGCGGGGGGCGCGGGCAGGGTCCACAGACTGCGGAAGCGGTAATGGTTCCAGTCCATCCCGGCAGTCTGCCCACTCGCGGCACGGACTGTCTGAGTACGCGCATGAGTATCCGCGCTCATGCCGGGCGGGGTGACACGGGCCACACTGCGATCCATGACCCACCTTCCGCCCCCGGCCGAGGAATTGCGGCTCCTCGACGCCGAACTCTGGCAACTGGACGCCCGGCGTTCCCAGTTGCTGACCCGTCGCGCCTGGCTGGTCGCGGCCCTGCAGCAGACGCGGCAGCAGTCGCGGCCTTGGGCCTCGGCGCAGCCCCCGACCGCCGCACCGCCGCGCCCCGAGACGGCGGCGCCCAGTGTGCAGAACATGCTGCTGGTCCTCGGCGGTGTCCTGCTCACGCTCGCGGCTGCGGTGTTCACGCTGGTCAGCTGGGGGCACATGGGCATCGGCGGGCGGGCTCTGGTGCTCGGCGCGGTCACGCTGGCCACGCTCGCCGCGCCCGTGGCACTGCTGAAGCGGGGGCTGCGGTCGACGGCTGAGTCCGTGGCGGGCCTCGGGCTCGCCCTGACCGTCCTCGACGCCTACGCGCTGCACGCGGCGGCCCTCTCCGGGACGGACGGCACCGGGTACGCGGCCGCCGCGTCCGCGGTGCTGGCGGCGACCTGGTCGGCGTACGGCCTGCTGCCGGTCACGGCCGCGCTGCGCCTGCCCCTGCCCTCCGCCCTGGCCGCCGCCCAGTTCCCGCTGCTGCTGTGGGCCCTGTCCGCCGACGCGGGTCCGTATGTGATCACGGCCGCGCTGCTGGTGACGGCCGGGCTCGACGCGGTCGCGGTGGTGCGGCTGACGGCCGGGGCCGTGCGGATCACGGCCGTCGTCGGTGCGTACGGCATGGGTGGCTGGGGCGTTCTGGGTGCCGGCTGGCTGTCCTTGACGGCCGACGGCCCGGGTGACGCTTCCCGTGCCGGGGCGCTGCTCGTGCTCGCGGCGGCGATCGCCCTGGGTGCGGCCCGGCGAGGGCCGGGCATCCGGCACGCCCTCGGCCTCGCGATCACGTCCGGGCTGCTCGTCGTGGGTGCGCTCGGTGGGGTGGCCCGTTCCGGGGTGCCGTCGGAGTGGGCGGTTCCGGCTTATCTGGCCGTTGGCATCGCCCTGTTGGGGGCAGTGCGGGCCGAACGGCTGCCGGACGCGTTGCGGAGGGGCTTCGCCTGGGCCTCCGGTGCCGTACAGGCGCTGGCGGTGCTGTGGACGCTGCCCGTCGTCGCCGTGGTGCTGCTGGGCCCGGCCGGTCGGCTGGGCCGGGCGTGGAGCGGCGCCCCGTCGGACGCCCGTTCGGCGGTGGCCGTCGAGGTGCCCTGGCCGCCGGACGCGGCGGTGGCTCCCGTTGTGCTGGTGGTTGTCGCCGCCGTTCTCGCCCTGGCGGTCCGCGCGGTGGAGTGGCGTGGGCGGGCCCGGCTCGGCTCGCTGGGTCTGCTCTGGGCCACGGCTCTGCTGCTTCCGGCGGTCTTCGAGGCTCCCTACCCCGTGGGGATGCTGGTCCTGGGCGTCGTGACGGCGGCAGCGCTGTACGCGTGCCGGATCCCGGCGTCGGCCGCGCGGGTCACGGCCCTCGTCCTCGCCCTGGTCACGGCCCTCGGCCTCACCCTGGTCAGCCTCGCCTCCCAGTCCGCGACCCTCGTCGTGCTGTCCGTGCTGACGGCGCTGTTCGCCGCGGCCTCCTGGCGGGCGGGCGTCGCCCCGTTCACGGCCCCGGCGGCTCTCCTGTACGCCGCCGCGCTGGCCTCGGCGTCCGGTGCCGCAGCGGACTGGCCGCCGGCCCGAACCGCCCTGCTGGTTCTGGTGGTCGCCGCTGCTGCCGCCCTGCTCGCGGCACGCCTGGGCACGTCCCGGACGACGGTGCCCGTCGAGGCTACGGGCGCCGCCCTCGGTCTGTTCGCCGCGGCTCTCGCCGTCACCGACCCGCCGATGCTCGCCCTGGTGCTGGCCCTGTACGGGGTGATCGCCGCGGGCACGGCCCTGCGTGCCGGGCGCCGTCCCGTCGGTTACGCGGCCACGGCCCTGTTCGTGCTGGCCGCGTGGGTGCGCCTGGCGGCCTGGGACGTCGGCACGCCCGAGGCGTACACCCTCCCGGTGACCGTCCCGGCGCTGCTCGTCGGAGCGCTGCGCCGGCGCCGGGACGCGCAGGCCTCGTCCTGGACGGCATACGGCCCCGGGCTGGCCGCCACCCTGGTGCCGAGCCTCGTCGCGGCCTGGGCCGATCCGCACTGGACGCGCCCGCTGCTGCTGGGCACGGCGGCGCTGCTGGTCACCCTGCTGGGTGCCCGGCACCACCTCCGGGCGCCGCTGGTGCTCGGCGGCTCGGTGCTGGCCCTGGTCACCCTGCACGAACTCGCCCCGTACGTCGTGCAGGTGACGGGGGCGCTCCCCCGCTGGGCCCCTCCCGCCCTGGCCGGGCTCCTGCTGCTCGCACTCGGGGCGACGTACGAGCAGCGGATCCGGGACGTCCGGCGGGTGCGGGAGGCCCTGGGGAGGATGGACTAGCGCCGTCGGTCCGTATGCGTGCCGTGGGGTCGTCTCGACTGCGGACAGGGCCCGTGATGTCATACATGGTCCGACCGTGCCGCCGGCGGCACGGTCGGAGGGGGATGGGGGAGGCATCTTGACGGACCTGGGGGAATCACCGGGCCGCGGCAGCGGCGCCGAGGATCAGGGGACACTGCAGCGCCTGCTCTCGGTGGTGGGGGCGGGAGCCGTGGAGCTGCACACGGCTCCGGAGGGACTGCGGACGAGCGTCACCGGTGTCCATGTGCTGGACGCCCTGGAGCCCGTGATCAGACCGCAGGAGTTACTGCTCGCCGTCGGCGTCGACCCGCGCTCGGCGCATGCGGTCGACGTGGTGCGCCGGGCCGGTGAGGCCGGTGCGGCCGGTGTGGTGTTCGGCCCGGGGCGGCCGGAGCCCACCGCGCGGGCGTTGCAGGCGGCCGCGGAGGAGAGCGGCACGGCGGTGCTCTTCCGTACCGCTTGGTGCACCTGGGCACAACTGGTGGGGGTGCTGAGGGCGGGGCTGGCGGCGGCGGGGGTTCCCCCGCTGCCGGCGACCAGCGGCGTGCGCCTGGGCGATCTGGATTCCCTGGCCGACGCGGTGGCGGCCCTGGTGGGAGGCTCGGTGACCATCGAGGACACGGAGTCGCGGGTGCTGGCCTACTCCTCCACCGAGGAGAACGTGGACGAGATGCGCCGACTGACCATCCTCGGCCGTCGTGTGCCGCCCTGGCGGGTGGCGGCCATGCGGGAGGCGGGATTCTTCCAGGCGTTGTGGGGGGCGGGCGACGTGCTGCACCGGCCCGCTCACGGCCAGGACCCGGAGCGTCTGGTCGGCGCCGTACGGGCGGGCGGAGAGACGTTGGGGTCCATCTGGGTGGCGGCGGTCGCGGGCCGCCCGCTGTCACCGAACGCCGCGGAGACACTGCGCGCGGCGGTCCGGGCCGCCGCCGCCCACCTGCTGCACCACCGGACCCACAGCTCGGACGGCCGCCTGGTGGAGGACGCG
This is a stretch of genomic DNA from Streptomyces hawaiiensis. It encodes these proteins:
- a CDS encoding SRPBCC family protein — encoded protein: MDWNHYRFRSLWTLPAPPAAVYDVLERPEDYPRWWPQVQEVTRLDDTTGVIRIRSVLPYDMTFTAREVRRDAAAGVLETVLSGDIEGWARWTVTPQGTGSLARYDQVVSVHKPLLRRFAVPGRPVFRANHALMMRSGRRGLRRHLRAV
- a CDS encoding HIT family protein is translated as MLHCMTSEPEQQLGVGTQDAFQRLWTPHRMAYIQGENKPTGPGAGDGCPFCSIPAKSDEDGLVVRRGEQVYAVLNLYPYTGGHLMTVPYRHVADYTDLTAGESAELGELTKQAMTALRTASGAHGFNIGMNQGTVAGAGIAAHLHQHIVPRWGGDTNFMPVVGHTRVLPQLLADTRKMLAEAWPTA
- the thrS gene encoding threonine--tRNA ligase, with amino-acid sequence MSDVRVIIQRDSEREERVVTTGTTAAELFAGERSIIAARVAGELRDLSYALSEGDEVEGVEISSEDGLNILRHSTAHVMAQAVQELFPEAKLGIGPPVKDGFYYDFDVEKPFTPEDLKAVEKKMQEIQKRGQRFSRRVVTDEAAREELADEPYKLELIGLKGSASSDDGADVEVGAGELTIYDNLDAKTGDLCWKDLCRGPHLPSTRAIPAFKLMRNAAAYWRGSEKNPMLQRIYGTAWPTKDELKAHLEFLAEAEKRDHRKLGSELDLFSIPEQIGSGLAVFHPKGGIIRRVMEDYSRRRHEEEGYEFVYTPHATKGKLFETSGHLDWYADGMYPPMQLDEGVDYYLKPMNCPMHNLIFDARGRSYRELPLRLFEFGTVYRYEKSGVVHGLTRARGFTQDDAHIYCTREQMSEELDKTLTFVLGLLRDYGLTDFYLELSTKDPEKFVGSDEAWDEATETLRQVAEKQGLPLVPDPGGAAFYGPKISVQTKDAIGRTWQMSTIQLDFNLPERFDLEYTGPDGSKQRPVMIHRALFGSIERFFAVLLEHYAGAFPAWLAPVQAVGIPIGDAHVEYLEKFAAAARKKGLRVEVDSSSDRMQKKIRNAQKQKVPFMVIAGDEDMSHESVSFRYRDGSQENGIPFDEAIAKIQKVVEERAQV
- a CDS encoding SCO7613 C-terminal domain-containing membrane protein, which gives rise to MPGGVTRATLRSMTHLPPPAEELRLLDAELWQLDARRSQLLTRRAWLVAALQQTRQQSRPWASAQPPTAAPPRPETAAPSVQNMLLVLGGVLLTLAAAVFTLVSWGHMGIGGRALVLGAVTLATLAAPVALLKRGLRSTAESVAGLGLALTVLDAYALHAAALSGTDGTGYAAAASAVLAATWSAYGLLPVTAALRLPLPSALAAAQFPLLLWALSADAGPYVITAALLVTAGLDAVAVVRLTAGAVRITAVVGAYGMGGWGVLGAGWLSLTADGPGDASRAGALLVLAAAIALGAARRGPGIRHALGLAITSGLLVVGALGGVARSGVPSEWAVPAYLAVGIALLGAVRAERLPDALRRGFAWASGAVQALAVLWTLPVVAVVLLGPAGRLGRAWSGAPSDARSAVAVEVPWPPDAAVAPVVLVVVAAVLALAVRAVEWRGRARLGSLGLLWATALLLPAVFEAPYPVGMLVLGVVTAAALYACRIPASAARVTALVLALVTALGLTLVSLASQSATLVVLSVLTALFAAASWRAGVAPFTAPAALLYAAALASASGAAADWPPARTALLVLVVAAAAALLAARLGTSRTTVPVEATGAALGLFAAALAVTDPPMLALVLALYGVIAAGTALRAGRRPVGYAATALFVLAAWVRLAAWDVGTPEAYTLPVTVPALLVGALRRRRDAQASSWTAYGPGLAATLVPSLVAAWADPHWTRPLLLGTAALLVTLLGARHHLRAPLVLGGSVLALVTLHELAPYVVQVTGALPRWAPPALAGLLLLALGATYEQRIRDVRRVREALGRMD
- a CDS encoding helix-turn-helix domain-containing protein, which codes for MTDLGESPGRGSGAEDQGTLQRLLSVVGAGAVELHTAPEGLRTSVTGVHVLDALEPVIRPQELLLAVGVDPRSAHAVDVVRRAGEAGAAGVVFGPGRPEPTARALQAAAEESGTAVLFRTAWCTWAQLVGVLRAGLAAAGVPPLPATSGVRLGDLDSLADAVAALVGGSVTIEDTESRVLAYSSTEENVDEMRRLTILGRRVPPWRVAAMREAGFFQALWGAGDVLHRPAHGQDPERLVGAVRAGGETLGSIWVAAVAGRPLSPNAAETLRAAVRAAAAHLLHHRTHSSDGRLVEDAARALLEDRGSVEVLAERASLPPRQPCAVLAVGTGSGRPGDDDPSGLHGLLTLHCAALGHRVVVVPAGGRILVLLSGLERDAGRADDQVRRLGEALADQLSATIGPVVKVGLGDVVQGLAGAPASRRSAERTLQALIAAAGPRTVARSEDVADTVGILQVVDALREVALPPRTSVARLREFDAGHSGSCLVETLRAYLDHFGDVSAASRALGVHSNSLRYRLRRITQVSGLNLESSDARLLAQVQLRLGGDADGARP
- a CDS encoding 3'-5' exonuclease, which codes for MTTCWYEGPLAAFDTETTGVDVETDRIVSAAVVVQDAPGIRPRVSRWLVNPGVPVPAEATEVHGLTEEHLQRNGRWPAPVMYEIARALAEQAHAGRPLVVMNAPFDLTMLDRELRRHRASALDRWFESAPLSVLDPRVLDKHLDRYRKGRRTLTDLCAHYGVALEGAHDAAADAVAALEVTRAVGRRFASRLERLAPGELHTLQAVWHAAQARGLQAWFARSGVDEAVDPAWPLRPDLPAAA
- a CDS encoding DUF4365 domain-containing protein → MAIAQPERGGLLPERTAPSRGTLATTACMETLQVGYLHAVAAAAGCSLSQPFPDNGIDWHVSHSAPGHTVDDEVTIKVQLKATYQVPPNPPGRTFSFTLDNDHLAKLARTPVSVHKILVVMLVPRAQDDWLRAGHDRLDLRHCCYWTNLAGQPITGRRRTTVRIPTSHIFDDRALCEIMTRVGTGGKP